ggctgctgcgcctgaccagaaggtcaaacagcaacttcagcgcccagcgtcgggcgtgagaaattctggcgcctagccaggggcgttgaaaatgcgtccctggctggttctcgttttctgtttgcgtctacttttgtttatgcgacttcgattttgcgtgcttgcctaataacgtcctttacgcgttgtgcagcgtttgtgggattcgttacaggccatcccgagcgtcgcttatttttgtggcgatcgttcgggtttgcggaacacgtatttcggtataactctttggaaaattggtttatgaatgtttgggaaattttttaggtcgttggttttcctaggatagtttgtcacacacaatcatacacttcgctacacataactaacatttcatcatgaggcaataataatatgtcatgtagtttatgataggcttctatgggtagttatttgcgcctggcttggtaccgcttctatcgcagatccaacacatgccccggtcgaggtagtgtcttcaacagacgaatttcgtcccagaaggccaacccgcaagtgcatgccaagggggcatgcaggcgagagggacctaatgagcgagcgattgggtttgggacgggtgtactactagcgaaagtgccgagtggacaacattcgaagcgtatgcaccccccggttggcgatgggtatccttagtcccaactcccgagatgaaacaccaagggagccaagatttgttatgcggttctgcccgttcacattaatatgctgattttcaggtcgtcccaacttgatggggaaataaacgcggggtaggatcgtttcccccttcggctattttgattacctacaagcacgagtatttccttcactttccccagtggagtcgccactgtgagggggtcgaaaaagcacgaggctaatgcgtgacctcgtccctcgtgggtgtgacgcttctttttgtcaaatcaagtgtaattggatttcctgtgagtttacacccaattgactagtaatataggagtcgccattcagtttttaacgacaatgagaaaaactgaaaaaacccggttatcgtgacataaagggagtgcaattatgtttgaccacgacggccgtaggttcccttgtgatccctggtggtggggatcgctcaatgtacacccgcagggtagagattgagggttcgggggactgtaactaccgagaggagtactcgctcttcgataactccagaggcaggatatccttacttgctcagcataaataattgaagggacatgcgttaactattaaactaatctgagttgatttcatcaatatgcaacatatagtactagatcgggcgcgattatctgatttagattgttttaagggacctagcatgataatccaatttcccaaaaatatcatatttattaagcgtgatcgaacaatcagatttagttagtttaacagttcataaaagggcgaggaaacaattaaaccatggaaaagggatacattacgacgcacccttgagaggtgcgtcacggttctcagaaaactaaccactttgactttgctatttctccttttatttaacgaatctcaaattatgggacgggataagttctgttcgatttatggatcgattgcgacagaacgcgtgatcagttttgcagcgtgaggcttaggcttaggggtttagtgtcaatactcagaataattgtgtgttgttgtcgttttcacgtcgaacttaaggccttatttatagaaaagagttcgtggaaagatagaattgtagaactctaatccacgagaaattaggaaaaacacgtaccacgtattttcagcgcccaggcctgggcgccgaagatttcggcgcctagagccaggcgttgaaaataggatctgggctgtttttcttagtcagattcggattcgtagaatccggagtatttgagatttaattgagtcttttagtgcgtataaaccttgtgacgggatgcgtctgggcccgttacgaactctaggctcgttaggattttaattaatacgtgactcttattttcggattatattaggaataggattctctcgtaatctctatctcatttaggatttatgttggagtgcaacacctaattctgacaggtttctatcttttatgacttgccacttttaacaactacccattacggcagttactatttttagcaggtttccataaatagcaggtttcgggtgaaatgaaatggagaattgagattcgttattttataggagatgcgttgtcaagtggagatttacgctttcatcatcgaaccttccctttcgggaatggggacaaaagtaggtgtctacagctccCATCCTCCCGAGTTGACATAACAACAACGTAAGAGATTCTACCATGATGCTAACCGGTATTTTTGGGATGATCCACATTTGTATCGGAAGTGTGCCGATGGTATGTTTCGTAGGTGTGTAGCGGACTGGGATACCCACGGGGTTCTTAAGCATTGCCACAGTTTACCTTCCAGTGGTCATCTTGGTGCTATTCCGACCGCCCATCGAACTCTTCAAAGTGGGTTCTATTGGCCTTCTATATTCAAGGATGCTCTTTTCTTTTGCAATGCATGTGACGAATGTCAACGAACGGGCAACATTTCGAAAAGGCAAGAACTGCCACAGACTAGAATTCTTGAGGTTAAACCATTTGATGTATGGGGCATCGATTTTATGGGACCGTTCCCTTCTTCATGTGGGAATCGGTACATCTTGGTTGCAGTTGATTATGTTACAAAGTGTGTGGAAGCTAGCATCGCCAACCAACGACTCTAACGTCGTTAAGAAGcttttcaagaaaatcatctttcCGCGCTTCTGTGTCCCAAGGGTCGTGATTAGTGATGGGGGTTCCCATTTTCATCAACGGACTTTTAAGGCTCTTCTCAAGAAGCACGAAGTTACTCAAAAGGTTGGCATGGCTTATCATCCTCAAACAAATCAAGAGAATTCTCGATAAAGTGGTCAACAAGTCTCGAAAAGATTGGTCGTTGAAGTTGGATGACACATTGTGGGCGCTGCGCACGACCTACAAGACTCCGTTAGGGACAACTCCGTATCGGTTGGTATATGGCAAAGCTTGTCATTTACCAGTTGAAATGGAATATCTCTCTAATTGGCCGTCAAGGAGATCAATATGGATTTAGAAGCGGCCGGTGAAGCAAGACTTCTTCAATTGAATGAGCTAGATGAACTTCGGTTTGAAGCTTACGAGAATCATAGGCTCTATAAGGTGCAAACGAAGAAGTTTCATGATAAAATGATCCAAAAACGAGAGTTCAATGTCGGTGATAAGGTCTTGCTTTACAATTCACGACTACGGCTTTTCCCAGGAAAGCTTAAGTCTAGATGGTCCGGGGCTTTTACTATCACCGGAGCCAAAGAACATGGAGCTATTGAGGTCGCTAGTGAAAATGGTACCAAGTTCAAAGTGAACGGTCAACGTTTGAAGCTATACACTGAGGGAGCGTTTATCGGAAAATTGGAGACGATCTATCTCTCCGATCCACCCATCGACGCTTGATTTTTAAGGTTgggagtcaagctaatgacttaaaacgagcgcttatcgggaggcaacccgatttctaactctgattcttttcaattttttattttatttatttatttctattttaatttaattatattatttatttggttattttattggagaaaaataaattagaaacaaccaaagaacaattttttttattttgaattcacttaaattcatatttttattcaatttttagATTAGGTTTTCCGTTaatcgtatttatttatttatttttgtgtgttttaatttttactAACGATTCTAATTTTTCACTTTAGtggtgtttgatttttttttaggaTGTGTAGGTGCACGATCAAGCTATTCCGAGAATTTTGATGCATCGACAAGCCTTAGCAACTCCTCGTGTGACCGCACTTCCCAGCGCCTCCCCAGCGGGCACGCTGGCCTGTATGTATACACTCATAGCGAGCCACTGTTTTCCCCGCTGGCAATCCAGCGTGGGCGCTGGATTCTTCGAGCCACACTGCACCATGCCATGCCTCGCCTATGCGCTCAAGTCCAGCGAGGGAGCACTCGTAGCAGCGAGCCATGCCCTCTATTGCTCGCACTGCTCTTCGTCGCGCACCAGCTCACCATCGTCGCAGCTCCcggcgagcgctggctcgacgCCAGCGATCGAGCTCGCGCAGCACGCCCTGCAAGCTAATCAACTCGCTGCTCTTCGTCACTCTctcccagcgagcgctggctcgacgCCAGCGATCGAGCACTCGACGCAGCAAAAGATCTCGCCCATGCCTCGCCCCCATGCCAGCCCACCCTCACAAAACACTCTATACTCTCCTTCCTCACCCTCGCCCAAACACACCGCCACTCTATCTCTCCATCTCTCTCACCCTCACTGCCCAACACTCTCCATcaccatcctcaccatcacccAACATCCCATCGGCCAACACCGCGACCCACACCGCCGGCGACCACCCCGTTGCCGGCGCCGCCTCAACCCAGCCAACCACCCCTTAAATTCCCCACCTTTTCCCACTTTAAAAATCATAAACCCTAGACTTAATCAATTTGGGGCTTTTTGTTTCTCATGGTTGGAGTTCAAATtggttgaattttgaacttcatAAGGGTTAAAGGAGGAGATTTACATCAATTTCATGCTCTATTCATCACCAAATTGGTAGTAAGATTCGAATTACTCTCTCTACTTTACTCTTTGACATTATTCAAGAATTTCTATGCTTATGGTTAAATTGAATTACATGAAATACTTGATTGTCAATTGAAATTGATTGAGGGACAAATTACTTCATTGTGGATTCTGGATTTCATTGATTTGACTATTGCTTGGAGTATTGGAGTTTGGATTTACTTGGTTTATTGGCATTGTTGATTGCGGTGACACTTATCACATATTTCATACACCATGACACCACCAAGACGCTCGAATCCTAAGCGTAATGCCACTAAACCAACTGCACCCAAACCTGCCACATTCAAAAATCCACCCACGCCAAAACCTCCACCACCCAAAATCACCCCACCCATATTACCACCACCCTTACAAGCCCCCACACCCATaataccaccaccaccaccacatctAAATCCTGAGCTTCGCCAACAAACTTTGCTAGCCGCCTTGCACAAAAGACCAGTTCGTTCTACACTTTTCTACTGCATAGATGCGGCTACCAAGTTGGGACTTCATTCTAGTATTGTAGAACTTCTTTCTAGTTCGTCTTGGGAGAAATTTCTTGGTATTACTGAGCTTACTTTTGCAGATTGGACTTATGAATTCCTAGCTTCCTTTGAGTTTAAAGGAGAGCCCTCAAACCTGTATTTTAAACTTGGTGGTGTAGCTCGTGAATTGACTGTCGATGAGGTAAATGATATATTTGGATGGGAGAAAGGATGCATAATTGATTCATACAGGTTCACCACTTTCTTGGATGACAAGATAACCGAGGATGATACGCCTTGTAACCTCTCTCACTTTTGGTTTTGAATAACTGGAAAAAAGGATTGGAATCCCGGACATAGCAAGTGTGGCTCGATCATCAATCCATCCCTCAGATTACTCCATCGGGTGATTAAGAGTGTCTTCTACCCTAAAAAGGAGATGAATCAAGTCACCACATCTGACCTCAAACACTTATTGGCTTTCACTATTGAAAGGCACCCGGACCTTGCTACGATTGATTATGGTT
This genomic stretch from Spinacia oleracea cultivar Varoflay chromosome 3, BTI_SOV_V1, whole genome shotgun sequence harbors:
- the LOC110796550 gene encoding uncharacterized protein, which produces MDLEAAGEARLLQLNELDELRFEAYENHRLYKVQTKKFHDKMIQKREFNVGDKVLLYNSRLRLFPGKLKSRWSGAFTITGAKEHGAIEVASENGTKFKVNGQRLKLYTEGAFIGKLETIYLSDPPIDA